A genomic window from Cyprinus carpio isolate SPL01 chromosome B9, ASM1834038v1, whole genome shotgun sequence includes:
- the LOC109107193 gene encoding actin cytoskeleton-regulatory complex protein pan1-like isoform X2, which yields MGTDQFQSQKKINCAFCDKSEENKITGTLSSKGNIAAHQNCLLYASAIYCKLSPTYDDLFGFDVEDVKKELRRGKRLLCHYCKKNGATAGCEVKHCKRSYHYPCAIEDRATINEDHFILFCELHDPKSKKESSPDGRRPNMKRRHSDSSTGLSEVSSSKKKKTASVILLDSDDDDTESMYAPVQSDTEDFTPPNQNNSSTPDPENKRPGAKPSPSTTGSLNLTSAQKACGSADNPGELHGRSKGYPYMYRASTFQSLGVGTPRRGKNKCILDSDDESPTSSGRVAAPGVLDLEDSMLQKQPKQSTPLPKKTRPCEKLNPSTTEADDDTDIDSSQEESLSLLPSKTYQITIPCSVILDSGSFAESEQSLEPSSPAGAATTAVSTSPGSVTACEHKQTPSTHRTSPPPRAPTTDPISPVPPTGVSSSPSRLAAADASGVGATVKSESSATIFWTRCNEAGWTKAIFSELVSQLSSLGERVQSQEASHQDYDVALKVLGATGWLPYIITQLEQDLEKEERELQRKKAALRDAKAVLDV from the exons ATGGGAACGGATCAATTTCAATCTCAGAAGAAAATTAATTGTGCATTTTGCGATAaatcagaagaaaacaaaatcacagGGACTCTCTCCTCCAAAGGCAACATCGCTGCACATCAAAACTGTTTG TTGTATGCATCAGCGATCTACTGCAAGCTCTCGCCCACCTATGACGACCTGTTTGGATTTGATGTAGAAGATGTAAAGAAAGAGCTGAGGAGAGGAAAAAGACTA CTTTGCCACTACTGTAAAAAAAACGGTGCTACAGCGGGATGTGAGGTCAAACATTGTAAGCGCTCGTACCATTATCCCTGCGCCATAGAGGATCGTGCCACAATCAATGAAGACCATTTTAT attgtTCTGTGAATTACATGATCCAAAATCCAAAAAAGAAA gTTCGCCAGACGGTCGAAGGCCTAACATGAAAAGG AGACATTCTGATTCATCTACAGG GTTATCAGAAGTGAGTTCCTCCAAAAAGAAGAAGACAGCGTCAGTTATTTTGTTAGATTCTG ATGATGACGACACTGAATCTATGTATGCTCCAGTACAGTCAGACACAGAGGACTTTACACCTCCTAATCAGAACAAT tcATCAACTCCTGATCCTGAAAATAAAAG GCCCGGTGCAAAGCCCAGTCCATCAACCACAG gttCATTAAACTTAACGTCTGCTCAGAAGGCCTGTGGATCAGCAGACAATCCAGGAGAATTGCATGGCAgg AGTAAAGGTTATCCATATATGTACAGAGCATCTACATTTCA atcgCTAGGAGTGGGAACGCccagaaggggaaaaaataaatgcattctagACTCAG ATGATGAAAGCCCAACCAGCTCTGGCCGCGTAGCAGCTCCAGGGGTGTTAGATCTGGAGGACTCTATGCTTCAAAAACAGCCCAAG CAGTCCACTCCTTTGCCTAAAAAAACAAG GCCGTGTGAAAAACTCAATCCATCAACCACAG AAGCTGACGATGACACCGACATTGATTCA tctcaggAAGAGTCTCTGAGTTTGTTACCATCAAAAACATACCAAATCACTATTCCCTGTAGCGTTATTTTGGACTCTGGATCCTTTGCAGAATCAG AGCAAAGTCTAGAACCTTCTTCACCTGCCGGTGCAGCCACAACAGCTGTGTCTACCTCACCTGGGTCTGTAACTGCCTGTGAACATAAGCAAACACCATCCACACACAGAACTTCTCCACCACCCAGAGCTCCAACCACTGACCCTATCTCACCAG TCCCTCCGACAGGGGTTTCTTCATCACCAAGTCGTCTCGCTGCAGCAGATGCTTCTGGTGTGGGTGCCACAGTGAAATCTGAGTCGAGTGCCACCATATTTTGGACCAGATGTAATGAGGCCGGGTGGACTAAAGCAATCTTCTCAGAACTGGTGTCTCAGCTGAGCAGCCTAGGAGAAAGAGTGCAGTCACAGGAAGCCAGCCACCAAG ACTATGATGTTGCTCTCAAAGTATTGGGGGCAACTGGATGGCTGCCTTACATTATTACTCAGCTGGAACAAG ACCTGGAGAAAGAGGAACGGGAGTTGCAAAGGAAAAAAGCAGCACTGAGGGATGCCAAAGCTGTACTAGATGTTTAA
- the LOC109107193 gene encoding uncharacterized protein PB18E9.04c-like isoform X1, protein MGTDQFQSQKKINCAFCDKSEENKITGTLSSKGNIAAHQNCLLYASAIYCKLSPTYDDLFGFDVEDVKKELRRGKRLLCHYCKKNGATAGCEVKHCKRSYHYPCAIEDRATINEDHFILFCELHDPKSKKESSPDGRRPNMKRRHSDSSTGLSEVSSSKKKKTASVILLDSDDDDTESMYAPVQSDTEDFTPPNQNNSSTPDPENKRPGAKPSPSTTGSLNLTSAQKACGSADNPGELHGRSKGYPYMYRASTFQSLGVGTPRRGKNKCILDSDDESPTSSGRVAAPGVLDLEDSMLQKQPKQSTPLPKKTRPCEKLNPSTTEADDDTDIDSSQEESLSLLPSKTYQITIPCSVILDSGSFAESEQSLEPSSPAGAATTAVSTSPGSVTACEHKQTPSTHRTSPPPRAPTTDPISPAVPPTGVSSSPSRLAAADASGVGATVKSESSATIFWTRCNEAGWTKAIFSELVSQLSSLGERVQSQEASHQDYDVALKVLGATGWLPYIITQLEQDLEKEERELQRKKAALRDAKAVLDV, encoded by the exons ATGGGAACGGATCAATTTCAATCTCAGAAGAAAATTAATTGTGCATTTTGCGATAaatcagaagaaaacaaaatcacagGGACTCTCTCCTCCAAAGGCAACATCGCTGCACATCAAAACTGTTTG TTGTATGCATCAGCGATCTACTGCAAGCTCTCGCCCACCTATGACGACCTGTTTGGATTTGATGTAGAAGATGTAAAGAAAGAGCTGAGGAGAGGAAAAAGACTA CTTTGCCACTACTGTAAAAAAAACGGTGCTACAGCGGGATGTGAGGTCAAACATTGTAAGCGCTCGTACCATTATCCCTGCGCCATAGAGGATCGTGCCACAATCAATGAAGACCATTTTAT attgtTCTGTGAATTACATGATCCAAAATCCAAAAAAGAAA gTTCGCCAGACGGTCGAAGGCCTAACATGAAAAGG AGACATTCTGATTCATCTACAGG GTTATCAGAAGTGAGTTCCTCCAAAAAGAAGAAGACAGCGTCAGTTATTTTGTTAGATTCTG ATGATGACGACACTGAATCTATGTATGCTCCAGTACAGTCAGACACAGAGGACTTTACACCTCCTAATCAGAACAAT tcATCAACTCCTGATCCTGAAAATAAAAG GCCCGGTGCAAAGCCCAGTCCATCAACCACAG gttCATTAAACTTAACGTCTGCTCAGAAGGCCTGTGGATCAGCAGACAATCCAGGAGAATTGCATGGCAgg AGTAAAGGTTATCCATATATGTACAGAGCATCTACATTTCA atcgCTAGGAGTGGGAACGCccagaaggggaaaaaataaatgcattctagACTCAG ATGATGAAAGCCCAACCAGCTCTGGCCGCGTAGCAGCTCCAGGGGTGTTAGATCTGGAGGACTCTATGCTTCAAAAACAGCCCAAG CAGTCCACTCCTTTGCCTAAAAAAACAAG GCCGTGTGAAAAACTCAATCCATCAACCACAG AAGCTGACGATGACACCGACATTGATTCA tctcaggAAGAGTCTCTGAGTTTGTTACCATCAAAAACATACCAAATCACTATTCCCTGTAGCGTTATTTTGGACTCTGGATCCTTTGCAGAATCAG AGCAAAGTCTAGAACCTTCTTCACCTGCCGGTGCAGCCACAACAGCTGTGTCTACCTCACCTGGGTCTGTAACTGCCTGTGAACATAAGCAAACACCATCCACACACAGAACTTCTCCACCACCCAGAGCTCCAACCACTGACCCTATCTCACCAG CAGTCCCTCCGACAGGGGTTTCTTCATCACCAAGTCGTCTCGCTGCAGCAGATGCTTCTGGTGTGGGTGCCACAGTGAAATCTGAGTCGAGTGCCACCATATTTTGGACCAGATGTAATGAGGCCGGGTGGACTAAAGCAATCTTCTCAGAACTGGTGTCTCAGCTGAGCAGCCTAGGAGAAAGAGTGCAGTCACAGGAAGCCAGCCACCAAG ACTATGATGTTGCTCTCAAAGTATTGGGGGCAACTGGATGGCTGCCTTACATTATTACTCAGCTGGAACAAG ACCTGGAGAAAGAGGAACGGGAGTTGCAAAGGAAAAAAGCAGCACTGAGGGATGCCAAAGCTGTACTAGATGTTTAA
- the LOC109107193 gene encoding uncharacterized protein PB18E9.04c-like isoform X3: MGTDQFQSQKKINCAFCDKSEENKITGTLSSKGNIAAHQNCLLYASAIYCKLSPTYDDLFGFDVEDVKKELRRGKRLLCHYCKKNGATAGCEVKHCKRSYHYPCAIEDRATINEDHFILFCELHDPKSKKESSPDGRRPNMKRRHSDSSTGLSEVSSSKKKKTASVILLDSDDDDTESMYAPVQSDTEDFTPPNQNNSSTPDPENKRPGAKPSPSTTGSLNLTSAQKACGSADNPGELHGRSKGYPYMYRASTFQSLGVGTPRRGKNKCILDSDDESPTSSGRVAAPGVLDLEDSMLQKQPKSTPLPKKTRPCEKLNPSTTEADDDTDIDSSQEESLSLLPSKTYQITIPCSVILDSGSFAESEQSLEPSSPAGAATTAVSTSPGSVTACEHKQTPSTHRTSPPPRAPTTDPISPAVPPTGVSSSPSRLAAADASGVGATVKSESSATIFWTRCNEAGWTKAIFSELVSQLSSLGERVQSQEASHQDYDVALKVLGATGWLPYIITQLEQDLEKEERELQRKKAALRDAKAVLDV; this comes from the exons ATGGGAACGGATCAATTTCAATCTCAGAAGAAAATTAATTGTGCATTTTGCGATAaatcagaagaaaacaaaatcacagGGACTCTCTCCTCCAAAGGCAACATCGCTGCACATCAAAACTGTTTG TTGTATGCATCAGCGATCTACTGCAAGCTCTCGCCCACCTATGACGACCTGTTTGGATTTGATGTAGAAGATGTAAAGAAAGAGCTGAGGAGAGGAAAAAGACTA CTTTGCCACTACTGTAAAAAAAACGGTGCTACAGCGGGATGTGAGGTCAAACATTGTAAGCGCTCGTACCATTATCCCTGCGCCATAGAGGATCGTGCCACAATCAATGAAGACCATTTTAT attgtTCTGTGAATTACATGATCCAAAATCCAAAAAAGAAA gTTCGCCAGACGGTCGAAGGCCTAACATGAAAAGG AGACATTCTGATTCATCTACAGG GTTATCAGAAGTGAGTTCCTCCAAAAAGAAGAAGACAGCGTCAGTTATTTTGTTAGATTCTG ATGATGACGACACTGAATCTATGTATGCTCCAGTACAGTCAGACACAGAGGACTTTACACCTCCTAATCAGAACAAT tcATCAACTCCTGATCCTGAAAATAAAAG GCCCGGTGCAAAGCCCAGTCCATCAACCACAG gttCATTAAACTTAACGTCTGCTCAGAAGGCCTGTGGATCAGCAGACAATCCAGGAGAATTGCATGGCAgg AGTAAAGGTTATCCATATATGTACAGAGCATCTACATTTCA atcgCTAGGAGTGGGAACGCccagaaggggaaaaaataaatgcattctagACTCAG ATGATGAAAGCCCAACCAGCTCTGGCCGCGTAGCAGCTCCAGGGGTGTTAGATCTGGAGGACTCTATGCTTCAAAAACAGCCCAAG TCCACTCCTTTGCCTAAAAAAACAAG GCCGTGTGAAAAACTCAATCCATCAACCACAG AAGCTGACGATGACACCGACATTGATTCA tctcaggAAGAGTCTCTGAGTTTGTTACCATCAAAAACATACCAAATCACTATTCCCTGTAGCGTTATTTTGGACTCTGGATCCTTTGCAGAATCAG AGCAAAGTCTAGAACCTTCTTCACCTGCCGGTGCAGCCACAACAGCTGTGTCTACCTCACCTGGGTCTGTAACTGCCTGTGAACATAAGCAAACACCATCCACACACAGAACTTCTCCACCACCCAGAGCTCCAACCACTGACCCTATCTCACCAG CAGTCCCTCCGACAGGGGTTTCTTCATCACCAAGTCGTCTCGCTGCAGCAGATGCTTCTGGTGTGGGTGCCACAGTGAAATCTGAGTCGAGTGCCACCATATTTTGGACCAGATGTAATGAGGCCGGGTGGACTAAAGCAATCTTCTCAGAACTGGTGTCTCAGCTGAGCAGCCTAGGAGAAAGAGTGCAGTCACAGGAAGCCAGCCACCAAG ACTATGATGTTGCTCTCAAAGTATTGGGGGCAACTGGATGGCTGCCTTACATTATTACTCAGCTGGAACAAG ACCTGGAGAAAGAGGAACGGGAGTTGCAAAGGAAAAAAGCAGCACTGAGGGATGCCAAAGCTGTACTAGATGTTTAA